From the genome of Triticum aestivum cultivar Chinese Spring chromosome 3B, IWGSC CS RefSeq v2.1, whole genome shotgun sequence, one region includes:
- the LOC123068360 gene encoding cyclin-dependent kinase inhibitor 1C: MGLESRPAAPGAAAAAPLRPQKQTKVEASAGGGDNEPAPVVVMLPPSRRPPPRPARPRTRRGATTVPTCRRGAPSGAASCTPPRRGCWSRARARARGPAPGCRPSRTPAPRRSTAATPAPRSRAGARQAADQTNYSDLSAPVNNAETIYNSNDQSPEFHKSYQRLLRKHLHESMPACTEGGSTANVHQLRLLLL, translated from the exons ATGGGCCTCGAGTCCCGGCCCGCCGCCCCCggcgcggccgcggccgcgccGCTCAGGCCGCAGAAGCAGACGAAGGTGGAGGCGTCGGCGGGGGGAGGAGACAATGAGCCGGCGCCGGTGGTCGTGATGCTGCCGCCGAGCCGGCGCCCCCCCCCGCGCCCGGCTCGCCCACGCACGCGCCGTGGAGCCACCACAGTGCCGACCTGCCGGCGAGGAGCCCCAAGCGGAGCCGCCTCGTGCACGCCACCGCGTCGAGGCTGCTGGAGCCGGGCGCGCGCGCGAGCTCGAGGGCCGGCGCCAGGCTGCAGGCCATCGCGTACGCCTGCTCCTCGCCGCAGCACCGCGGCCACCCCGGCGCCCCGCAGCAGAGCTGGGGCACGCCAGGCTGCAGACCAGACGAACTATTCCGACTTATCGGCTCCTGTCAATAATGCTGAGACTATATACAATTCCAATGATCAATCACCTGAGTTTCACAAGAGCTATCAG AGACTGCTAAGGAAGCACTTACATGAATCCATGCCTG CATGCACCGAGGGAGGCAGTACCGCCAATGTTCACCAGCTACGCCTTCTTCTTCTTTAG
- the LOC123068361 gene encoding uncharacterized protein yields the protein MESSSSSLLLSSYTGGNKRAREADLDAASSAEAEAAKRMRPEDLLDLLDDDADAAAAGDLASVMRSLEEEICAGDLAPPQPELGFLLEASDDELGLPPAAAAASSSSDDAGGWEPEEPAGVFGEQIWGFEDEIDGAYAFGGVASSPEAAAAAAAAAAEWGDDGFDAGLFGFGDESFGPSDLAVLRQETMPAV from the coding sequence ATGGAGAGCTCCTCCTCGTCTCTGCTGCTGAGCTCGTATACCGGCGGCAACAAGAGGGCCAGGGAGGCCGACCTGGACGCGGCCTCGTCCGCcgaggcggaggccgccaagaGGATGCGGCCCGAGGACCTGCTTGACCTGCTcgacgacgacgccgacgccgcggCGGCCGGCGACCTGGCCTCCGTCATGCGCAGCCTGGAGGAGGAGATATGCGCCGGCGACCTGGCCCCGCCGCAGCCCGAGCTGGGCTTCCTGCTCGAGGCCTCGGACGACGAGCTCGGCCtgccgccggcggcggccgcggcgtcctcctcgtcgGACGACGCCGGGGGCTGGGAGCCGGAGGAGCCCGCCGGCGTCTTCGGGGAGCAGATCTGGGGCTTCGAGGACGAGATTGACGGGGCCTACGCCTTCGGcggcgtcgcctcctcgccggaggcggcagcggctgccgccgcggccgcggccgagTGGGGCGACGACGGCTTCGACGCCGGCCTGTTCGGGTTCGGCGACGAGTCCTTCGGGCCGTCCGATCTCGCCGTGCTCCGCCAGGAGACCATGCCGGCCGTTTGA